A window of Hevea brasiliensis isolate MT/VB/25A 57/8 chromosome 14, ASM3005281v1, whole genome shotgun sequence contains these coding sequences:
- the LOC110661612 gene encoding uncharacterized protein At4g06744-like, with amino-acid sequence MGSNSCFSFFLLSTIIFHSRLIYEVAGDRDPLIGSQREALEIIIGVGGYTPAPAPSPLIPPEPICPPPPPPSPPPPFAPPPAKYPPNILRDYKTIQKFKQTITIDPMGVTKSWVGYNVCHKYQGFNCASRPDTGVPSVAAINFNGYNFSGPDFQIQGFVDKLLDLSIFHANSNGFNGNVPNELDVQNINFLFELDLSNNKYTGGFPMSVLGATNLTFLDIRFNSFSGPVPREVFNLDLDVLFLNNNQFNQQLPDNIGSSPAVYLTFANNQFSGTIPSSIGRAKNLLEVLFLNNFLTGCLPYEIGFSKSLTVFDASCNKLTGPIPQSFACLEQMQFLNLATNEFYGPVPEMVCKLPHMQNLSLSGNYFTEVGPECRKLIQLNRLDVSNNCISDLPNQRSEETCREFFCNPKQCPNEKSLTIVPCSKNYPSATAKFYQRSTFAATPPKSYDALSPHINFRF; translated from the coding sequence ATGGGTAGCAATTCTTGCTTTTCTTTCTTTCTACTTTCGACAATCATTTTTCATTCCCGTTTGATTTATGAGGTAGCTGGTGATCGTGATCCGCTGATTGGATCACAAAGGGAAGCATTGGAGATAATTATTGGTGTTGGCGGCTATACTCCTGCTCCTGCTCCTTCCCCTCTAATCCCTCCAGAACCCATCTGTCCCCCACCACCGCCACCATCGCCACCTCCTCCTTTTGCTCCGCCACCGGCAAAATATCCCCCAAACATTTTAAGGGATTATAAAACAATTCAGAAATTCAAGCAAACAATAACGATCGACCCCATGGGCGTGACAAAATCATGGGTAGGCTATAATGTCTGTCATAAATATCAGGGCTTTAATTGTGCTTCAAGGCCTGACACTGGTGTACCATCTGTGGCAGCAATAAACTTCAACGGCTACAACTTTAGTGGCCCTGATTTTCAGATTCAAGGTTTCGTAGATAAATTGTTGGACTTGTCTATCTTCCACGCAAACTCCAACGGTTTCAATGGAAATGTGCCCAATGAATTAGATGTTCAAAACATCAATTTCTTATTCGAGCTCGATCTAAGCAATAATAAGTATACGGGTGGCTTCCCCATGTCAGTTCTTGGTGCAACCAACTTAACCTTCCTAGACATCAGGTTCAACTCATTTTCTGGGCCAGTTCCAAGAGAAGTGTTCAATCTAGACCTGGACGTGCTTTTCCTTAACAATAACCAATTTAATCAGCAGCTTCCTGATAATATTGGCTCTTCCCCAGCCGTATATCTCACTTTTGCTAACAACCAATTCTCTGGGACCATTCCAAGCAGCATTGGAAGAGCTAAAAATCTACTCGAAGTGCTTTTCTTGAACAACTTCTTAACAGGATGTTTGCCATACGAGATCGGTTTCTCGAAAAGCCTCACTGTTTTTGATGCGAGCTGCAACAAACTGACTGGTCCAATACCGCAATCATTTGCCTGCTTGGAACAAATGCAGTTCTTGAACTTGGCCACGAATGAATTTTACGGGCCGGTGCCGGAGATGGTGTGCAAGCTACCACATATGCAAAACTTATCATTGTCAGGCAACTATTTCACTGAGGTAGGACCCGAGTGCAGGAAGTTGATTCAGTTGAATAGGCTTGatgttagcaataactgcatctcAGACCTGCCAAATCAGAGATCTGAAGAAACGTGTAGAGAATTCTTCTGCAACCCCAAGCAATGTCCTAATGAGAAGTCACTCACCATTGTTCCCTGCAGCAAAAACTATCCCAGCGCAACGGCCAAGTTTTATCAGCGATCAACATTTGCAGCTACACCACCTAAATCATATGATGCTCTGTCACCCCATATTAATTtccgattttaa
- the LOC110661611 gene encoding uncharacterized protein At4g06744-like, which translates to MGRKSYYPLFLLFTFIFHSCLIYEVAGDHDPLVELQREALEEREALEIIIGGGGGGYAPAPSPENEECPPPPEPICPPPSPPPPPPPPPPPPPPPPPPPRPPPPPPTPKKSPPPPPPTPKKNPPQRPPRKPSPRPRPRPRPPPTPSNQLPANIIRDYNTIKEFSKKIKGDPMGITRTWNRADRNVCKYEGFACDYRPDFKRLSVAAADFNGYNFSGPDLQTKGLLDKLVDLAIFHANSNKFKGSVPDDIGVENIKYFYELDLSNNNYHGGFPTSVLAARQLTFLDIRFNQFSGPIRREVFNLDLDVLFLNNNNFSQQLPNNVGSTSALYLTFANNLFTGPIPNSIGRAKRLREVLLLGNNFSGCLPYEIGFLKTATVFDASCNKLTGPIPHSFACLTKIQILNLATNEFYGPVPEMVCKLPNLQNLSLSGNYFTQVGPECRKLIWMKRLDVRKNCILDLPNQRTAQECREFFSKPRKCPNEKSLTIVPCSKNYGNAAAEFDQQATVAAPPISYDALSPQNKLRF; encoded by the coding sequence ATGGGTAGGAAATCTTACTATCCTTTATTTCTACTTTTCACATTCATTTTTCATTCATGTTTGATTTATGAGGTGGCTGGTGATCATGATCCATTGGTTGAATTACAAAGGGAAGCATTGGAAGAAAGGGAAGCATTGGAGATAATCATTGGCGGCGGCGGTGGTGGCTATGCTCCTGCTCCTTCTCCTGAAAATGAGGAATGCCCGCCTCCTCCAGAACCCATCTGTCCcccaccatcaccaccaccaccgccACCCCCACCACCACCGCCTCCCCCACCACCCCCACCACCACCAAGGCCACCCCCACCACCACCAACCCCAAAAAAAAGCCCACCCCCACCACCACCAACCCCAAAAAAAAACCCACCCCAACGCCCACCCCGAAAACCAAGCCCACGCCCACGCCCACGCCCACGCCCACCACCAACACCCTCGAATCAATTACCAGCAAATATCATAAGGGATTATAACACAATTAAGGAATTCAGTAAAAAAATTAAAGGCGATCCCATGGGCATAACAAGAACATGGAACAGGGCGGACAGAAATGTCTGTAAATATGAAGGCTTTGCATGTGATTATAGGCCTGACTTTAAACGGCTATCTGTAGCAGCAGCAGACTTCAATGGTTACAATTTTTCTGGTCCTGACCTTCAGACTAAAGGTCTACTTGATAAATTGGTGGACTTGGCTATCTTCCACGCAAACTCCAACAAATTCAAAGGGTCTGTGCCAGATGATATAGGAGTTGAAAATATCAAATACTTTTACGAGCTCGATCTAAGCAACAACAACTACCATGGTGGCTTCCCCACTTCAGTTCTTGCTGCCAGACAGTTAACCTTCTTGGATATCAGGTTCAACCAATTTTCCGGGCCAATTCGAAGAGAAGTATTCAATCTAGACCTGGACGTGCTTTTCCTCAACAACAACAATTTCAGTCAACAACTTCCTAATAATGTTGGCTCTACCTCTGCCTTATATCTCACTTTCGCTAACAACTTGTTCACTGGGCCTATTCCAAACAGCATTGGCAGAGCTAAAAGACTACGCGAGGTGCTTTTACTGGGCAACAACTTCTCAGGATGCTTGCCATACGAGATTGGTTTCTTGAAAACAGCCACTGTGTTTGATGCGAGCTGCAACAAGCTGACTGGCCCAATACCGCACTCATTTGCCTGCTTGACGAAGATACAGATCCTGAACCTGGCTACGAATGAGTTTTACGGGCCGGTGCCGGAGATGGTGTGCAAGCTTCCAAATCTGCAAAACTTGTCATTATCAGGCAACTATTTCACTCAGGTCGGACCTGAGTGCAGGAAGTTGATTTGGATGAAGAGGCTTGATGTTAGAAAGAACTGCATTTTAGACCTTCCAAATCAAAGAACAGCACAAGAGTGTAGAGAATTCTTCTCCAAGCCCAGGAAATGTCCTAATGAGAAATCACTCACCATTGTTCCTTGCAGTAAGAACTATGGCAACGCAGCAGCCGAGTTTGATCAACAAGCAACGGTTGCTGCTCCACCTATATCATATGATGCTCTTTCGCCACAAAATAAGTtacgattttaa
- the LOC110661592 gene encoding probable LRR receptor-like serine/threonine-protein kinase At3g47570 — protein MGSRLPYSLFCILHLFFCVLCLANSVAAAAGNETDRLALLHFKAKITNDPFGVLHQWNSSAHFCQWHSVTCGRRHLRVVKLELFTLKLEGSISPHIGNLSFLRVLDLQNNSLSKEIPSEIGHLRRLENLILYNNFIVGKIPSNISACSNLISFNIGLNQVVGEIPSALGSLLKLQVFAVNRNNLTGTIPSNFGNLSSLERFHLNRNNIGGTIPYTLGGLKNLRYFLLAVNSFSGEIPSSLFNFSSVMIFDVGSNEIQGHLPSNIGITLPNVEVLTFAFNQFSGSIPISISNATKLEYLQFPGNNFTGEVPSLEKLHRLQIFHLGGNSLGSAGTSDLRFLCSLINATNLKFLNMQANNFGGILPGCIANLSTNLESLAVESNMIFGSIPAGIGNFVNLKTLSVADNRISGNLPAVIGKLQKLEILFLSENKLSGEIPHSLGNLTLLTKLTLYQNNFQGIIPSSLGECRNLILLDLSSNNLTGSIPPQVFGLSSLSIYLALSQNSLMGALPFGVGNLKNLGELRVDQNLLSGEIPSSLGSCARLETLNMQGNFFQGSIPSSLSALRGLQVFDLSHNNLSGQIPTFLGSFVYLLNLNLSFNNFEGIVPIEGVFRNASATSVMGNINLCGGIPEFHLVACRLKTSTDRRLSAKARLIILVVAGLLGAILMMFSFFLLRLRKKSRAPALPSVNSLTRVSYQILLDATNGFSSLNLISVGGFGSVYKGLLGEGGPPIAVKVLNLQHHKAARSFIAECEVLKNIRHRNLVKVISACSSIDYQGNDFKALVYEFMVNGSLEDWLHPVVVVDGNHHEARKSLNLLQRLNIAIDIAFALEYLHHHCETTIVHCDLKPSNVLLDDELTGHVSDFGLAKLLLKDFNGSTTYSSSIGLRGTIGYAPPEYGQGGEASAYGDIYSYGILLLEMFTGKRPTNDMFKEDLNLHKLAKSALPDGVAEILDPIILERGEIERSINNTRDPMGIRTNRIMECLISIVGIGVACSVELPLERMNISDVAPKLCSIRNKLLRN, from the exons ATGGGCTCAAGATTGCCGTACTCGTTGTTCTGCATCCTGCACTTATTCTTTTGCGTCCTATGTTTGGCAAACTCTGTCGCAGCAGCAGCTGGAAATGAGACGGATCGACTAGCTCTTCTTCATTTCAAAGCCAAAATAACTAACGATCCTTTTGGGGTTTTGCATCAATGGAATTCTAGCGCTCACTTCTGCCAGTGGCATAGCGTTACTTGCGGTCGTCGGCATCTGCGGGTTGTTAAGTTAGAGCTATTTACCTTGAAACTTGAGGGTTCTATATCACCCCATATAGGAAATTTGAGCTTTCTAAGGGTGTTAGATCTCCAGAATAATAGCCTCAGCAAAGAAATACCTTCAGAAATTGGCCATCTACGCAGATTAGAAAATTTGATATTGTACAATAACTTCATTGTTGGCAAAATACCTTCCAATATATCTGCATGTTCTaatctcatttcattcaatatagGTCTCAACCAGGTAGTCGGAGAAATCCCGAGTGCGCTTGGCTCTTTGTTGAAGCTCCAAGTCTTCGCAGTCAATCGTAACAATCTAACAGGAACAATCCCCTCAAATTTTGGGAACTTGTCATCTCTGGAGAGATTTCATCTAAACAGAAATAATATAGGTGGTACTATTCCCTATACCCTTGGTGGACTGAAAAACCTCAGGTACTTTCTTCTAGCTGTTAATAGCTTTTCTGGAGAAATCCCATCCTcactctttaatttttcttccgtTATGATTTTTGACGTGGGATCAAATGAAATTCAAGGGCATCTTCCATCAAATATAGGCATCACTCTTCCTAACGTTGAAGTCCTTACCTTTGCTTTCAACCAATTTAGTGGTTCCATTCCAATCTCAATATCTAATGCCACCAAACTAGAATATCTTCAATTTCCAGGAAATAACTTTACAGGAGAAGTGCCCTCCTTGGAAAAATTGCATAGACTTCAGATTTTCCACCTCGGCGGCAATAGCCTAGGAAGTGCAGGTACCAGCGACTTGAGGTTCTTGTGCTCTTTGATAAATGCCACCAATTTGAAATTCTTAAATATGCAAGCTAATAACTTTGGAGGCATTTTACCTGGGTGCATAGCCAACTTGTCAACTAATCTTGAATCATTGGCAGTAGAAAGCAACATGATATTTGGAAGCATACCTGCTGGGATAGGTAATTTTGTTAACCTGAAAACTCTTTCAGTAGCAGATAACAGAATCTCAGGTAATCTCCCCGCTGTTATTGGAAAGCTCCAAAAGCTGGAGATACTTTTTCTGAGTGAAAACAAATTATCTGGGGAAATTCCTCATTCTCTAGGTAATTTAACACTGTTGACAAAATTAACATTGTATCAGAATAATTTTCAAGGCATTATCCCATCAAGTTTGGGTGAATGCCGAAATCTGATATTGCTTGATCTTTCAAGCAATAATCTTACTGGCAGTATTCCTCCACAAGTATTTGGGCTCTCTTCCTTGTCAATCTATCTTGCTCTGTCTCAAAATAGTTTGATGGGTGCTCTTCCATTTGGGGTTGGGAATTTGAAAAATCTTGGTGAGTTGCGTGTTGATCAGAATTTGCTATCAGGGGAAATTCCAAGCAGCCTTGGCAGTTGTGCCAGATTGGAAACATTAAACATGCAAGGCAATTTCTTCCAGGGGTCCATTCCTTCATCTCTAAGTGCACTGAGGGGTCTTCAAGTTTTTGATCTTTCTCACAATAATTTATCCGGTCAAATTCCTACGTTCTTGGGTAGCTTTGTTTATCTGCTCAATTTAAACTTATCTTTCAATAATTTTGAGGGCATTGTGCCGATTGAAGGAGTTTTCAGAAATGCAAGTGCTACTTCAGTAATGGGAAATATAAATCTCTGTGGAGGAATACCCGAGTTCCATTTGGTTGCTTGCCGCTTGAAAACTTCTACCGATAGAAGATTAAGTGCGAAAGCAAGGCTAATAATTCTTGTTGTAGCAGGGCTTTTGGGAGCAATTTTGATGATGTTTTCGTTTTTTCTTCTAAGATTAAGAAAGAAAAGTCGGGCACCTGCACTCCCTTCAGTAAATTCACTTACAAGAGTGTCTTACCAAATTCTTCTTGATGCCACCAATGGCTTCTCCTCTTTGAATTTGATCAGTGTTGGTGGATTTGGATCTGTATATAAAGGACTTCTTGGTGAAGGTGGACCACCCATTGCTGTTAAGGTGCTCAACCTTCAGCATCACAAAGCAGCTAGAAGCTTCATTGCAGAATGTGAAGTGTTGAAAAATATCAGACATCGAAATCTTGTGAAGGTGATATCAGCTTGTTCAAGTATTGATTACCAAGGCAACGATTTCAAGGCTCTAGTTTATGAGTTCATGGTTAATGGAAGCCTTGAGGATTGGTTACATCCAGTCGTGGTAGTTGATGGAAATCATCATGAGGCACGAAAGAGTTTAAATCTTCTTCAAAGACTAAATATTGCCATTGATATTGCTTTTGCACTTGAATATCTGCATCATCACTGTGAAACTACAATAGTTCATTGTGATCTGAAGCCAAGTAATGTTCTTCTGGATGATGAACTGACCGGTCATGTCAGTGACTTTGGACTTGCAAAATTACTTCTAAAGGATTTCAATGGTTCGACCACTTATTCAAGTTCTATTGGATTAAGAGGTACCATTGGGTATGCTCCTCCAG AATATGGACAAGGAGGTGAGGCGTCAGCATATGGTGATATCTATAGTTATGGCATTTTGTTGTTGGAGATGTTCACAGGGAAGAGGCCCACTAATGACATGTTCAAAGAGGATCTGAACCTTCACAAATTAGCTAAGTCAGCATTGCCAGATGGAGTGGCTGAGATTTTAGACCCAATAATCCTAGAAAGAGGTGAAATAGAAAGAAGCATAAATAATACTCGTGATCCAATGGGCATAAGAACAAACAGAATTATGGAATGTTTGATTTCAATCGTTGGCATTGGAGTGGCTTGTTCTGTTGAATTGCCACTGGAACGGATGAACATCAGTGATGTAGCCCCAAAGCTATGTTCTATCAGAAACAAGCTTCTTAGAAACTGA